One Vulpes lagopus strain Blue_001 chromosome 18, ASM1834538v1, whole genome shotgun sequence DNA window includes the following coding sequences:
- the LOC121477909 gene encoding myosin regulatory light polypeptide 9-like produces MSSKRAKAKTTKKRPQRATSNVFAMFDQSQIQEFKEAFNMIDQNRDGFIDKEDLHDMLASLGKNPTDEYLEGMMSEAPGPINFTMFLTMFGEKLNGTDPEDVIRNAFACFDEEASGQQHPGGGLELSASPRVSPGIQVGLGYAGTTGPLSPKARTEIPICWFPWPELEKLCCILLLFSRC; encoded by the exons ATGTCCAGTAAGCGGGCCAAGGCCAAAACCACCAAGAAGCGGCCACAGCGGGCCACTTCCAATGTCTTCGCGATGTTTGACCAGTCCCAGATCCAGGAGTTTAAGGAGGCCTTCAACATGATTGACCAGAACCGAGATGGCTTCATTGACAAGGAGGACTTGCATGACATGCTGGCCTCACTGG GAAAGAACCCCACCGATGAGTACCTCGAGGGCATGATGAGTGAGGCCCCAGGGCCCATCAACTTCACCATGTTTCTCACCATGTTTGGGGAGAAGCTGAATGGCACAGACCCTGAAGATGTGATCCGAAACGCCTTTGCCTGCTTCGATGAGGAAGCCTCAGGTCAGCAGCATCCTGGTGGAGGCCTGGAGCTGAGCGCTTCACCCAGGGTGTCCCCAGGGATACAAGTGGGGCTTGGCTATGCTGGGACTACAGGGCCCCTGTCCCCAAAGGCCAGAACAGAAATCCCCATCTGCTGGTTTCCGTGGCCAGAACTAGAAAAACTATGCTGcatccttcttctcttctccagatGCTAG